A single window of Aphidius gifuensis isolate YNYX2018 linkage group LG1, ASM1490517v1, whole genome shotgun sequence DNA harbors:
- the LOC122858706 gene encoding transcriptional regulator ATRX-like isoform X1: MESLTKELRMTAEESTYRSKKFSDLRTIPTWECTCASCGNPINRETLHSHPVLGILQCQPCADQFRLLQSTADEDTIKNSCLICARSNVNQQFVCTGKNCDFSFCKKCIKRNAANTLLVVTNSDWRCFVCNTKPLWQRRGVCALMMASNSRRSQKNKSARSRNNDSDDSSEDSSSQRKNNNNKKIIKPSLVKSSSIKLSQNQNTKKKKNISVLLTTDEDDNDDDDDDTNDFEPDKIISTQQKKILPIKHKNKIKSKSSDSDSRIKITSVETIRKSQVDKSKIAASQSQKYSQSWLKPTLVPRTTSDSSSGKEFTQNKIVKEIYVPLQNLNSIKEDVSCSLNSSSSNGELSKTQVLNLRSATQKYFDDLISTSKKLTNDIETAKKLYMKKDKFKAIDASKYIIECKNIACSLIKRTEINEKKLYEQYNGWCKKSKVKNILKNSKPTKRRRTLSKHETSAAASSSSDDDDEEKEKNNKKIVKKSIEKKIDEKEPTVSECDSDQIFSDDESKKKSSSIKKNDKYNKNKKIESSGIESECSNGNNNSDIEMNLSSQKASKSNDKNKEHKFSSDNSDDDNRAKKNTNDDDKHNKSAEDMFAEDNINTSEPIFDKNKNKVTIISDDSADDDVFSSPDLKKRKSRVSTSGEAKTKKPLSRRSRNSSTDEEFKSSHTKSSKDNIKDVESLENLDDDQAKQSKKNSLSQKISDSSDMETTEAKNHKDKKTSEISDSDEAIDVQAKSKSQTIENFDLSGDEAKSQEAVSKGKKSNELPDDEEATVNDNIDNHFTSDEDEIIAKKKLEFSESSDDEEITEKKTKAIESSKSNDKDKLLNTSDADKSTDVENNKKVEKEPKNKNDDSDATEVDVATSKKVVTKSSDSEDTEPIFSATDKTKKLASKNNSDLSDSDDTEPLLKNKLTNNKPSANDNSDDDQSTDIDDTLPKLPIDSTASLDCTRIVDESPKNKETQNSSDDDDESENAMNKSKKKKSEDSVSTEYEEDDAEEPAKSKKNKSSSSEVSDNDLIKKKQLLAESSSDGGDTEPVSNNKKTKSSDTEKNAKKKLLNSDSSNDDDDNDTEVEKINDDSVKKTDSKTLKALEHSYSKRKKTLSPSSQESKNSKKPDKSSDDCSQQPDKKRRRLDLSENKNNEINDKTNKKNLSSHSSASSDNEAKKKLLNSSSSDSDNVQKNSTDKSSDDKNISNNKIVNLKNSPIQQARLNKKAFRRIINQFYKNNPKLKLKCTVRIERIPPRILRKHAKALKKSKEYVENKKLKSLVTLADLEKNRNRDREIKSSSDEETSTSTRNRKKKTKETEETLMDHLNNINNGDTMEVDNSLSDDNENEEQQNLRNAAEIGDLGDAAEMIAHNNLLRDTDSNSGEELERLDDSNAEDEEENETEQNKKTKTKKSKTNDNDDDDDDDEDGDDDDNGGGGDDGGADKSRWRRNNVLTKKFTSSDSDEQAEKAERKSSGLKSSQNHDDDNDEEDSNDDNAKIKKKRVRKQRLDSDSDANILELNSNSDSDFETTDNNKKSDNEKSNKKNKTKRKKNNNSSDSDSSSTTRNKQKAKRRRIKAAETDSDDSSIEELNNSQGTPGKSGRKNIRRVLKDTKVADDTKQAAMQEEERLKRMAERQKIYNEMYEVRLAGEKKVDNLVLDFDEESKEELLSVHENLVKKLKPHQAQGIKFMWDACFESLERAKTTKGSGAILAHCMGLGKSFQIVTLSHTLLSNCDKTGVKTVMVVCPLSTVLNWVNEFRIWLKEINGDEDEIEVYEMTKMKKNFERKYVLEKWQKTGGALIIGYEMFRNLSNGGKKVPKKIRESFYRCLVEPGPDLVVCDEGHLLKSENTAISKAMSKIRTLRRIVLTGTPLQNNLVEYHCMVQFVKPNLLGTKKEFLNRFVNPINNGQFDDSTEYDVKLMKKRAHVLHKMLEGSVQRFDYSVLTPFLPPKQEYVIFIKLTEVQVKLYQYYIENLARRHRAAGGSLFADFQSLQRVWTHPICIKLNADKDAERKRMNNDTDSEGSLKDFIDDDDDDTDDSSSSIQSTSSTENNKKKTTSRSTKSTRANPQPYEPVIDEQQQPGQSEWWSQFVEDDYFEDMRISSKLLLLFDILKESEQIGDKVLVFSQSLYSLTLIEKFLRMIDDETQKGQTSDYLDGHSGNWSLGLDYFRLDGSTSTENRSLWCKLFNRPTNTRARLFLISTRAGGLGINLTAANRVIIFDASWNPSHDVQSIFRIYRFGQKKPCYVYRLLAAGTMEEKIYNRQVTKLSLSCRVVDEQQIERHYTNNDLAQLYTYEPCDEETSLQLPKDRLLAEIFLRHKKNVRNYHEHDSLLENKAEEELDEEERKQAWREYEDEKAGRRQMGMPMMNYQEQLFMQQINAQMLSPTITQRPEFEQIRALIQKDYPNASPEQQMQITKQAMINMYNYIENQHFMGTPVLPVGRPPMQMQHQPVPLLQQQLQQPKLPNPTNTLANMLAQQEYARHHNTSAKKLSAQHKQMLYAQQHGNYRTVPNPIVQARVNPAPTVSRPTNSAEPELVELDDTEPTPAPSTSVVSTSRAKKYQEE, translated from the exons ATGGAAAGCTTG ACAAAAGAATTGCGGATGACAGCAGAAGAATCAACTTACagatcaaaaaaattcagtg aCTTGAGAACAATTCCAACTTGGGAATGTACGTGTGCCTCGTGTGGAAATCCAATCAACCGTGAAACGTTACACTCTCATCCAGTTTTAGGAATCCTTCAGTGtcag cCTTGTGCTGATCAATTTAGATTATTACAATCAACTGCTGATGAggatacaataaaaaattcttgtcTTATTTGTGCTAGGAGCAACGTTAATCAACAATTTGTTTGTACTGGAAAAAACTGTGACTTTTCATTTTGCAAA aaatgTATTAAAAGGAATGCAGCAAACACCTTGCTTGTTGTTACAAATTCAGATTGGAGGTGTTTTGTGTGCAACACAAAGCCACTTTGGCAACGTCGTGGTGTCTGTGCTCTAATGATGGCATCAAATTccag AAggagtcaaaaaaataaatcagcaAGGAGTAGAAACAATGACAGCGATGACAGCTCCGAGGATTCATCGTCAcaacgtaaaaataataataataaaaaaataataaaaccatcATTagttaaatcatcatcaataaaattatctcaaaatcaaaatacaaaaaaaaagaaaaatattagtgTACTATTAACAACTGATGAAGATGataacgatgatgatgatgatgatacaaatgattttgaacctgataaaattatttcaacacaacaaaaaaaaatacttccaataaaacataaaaataaaataaaatcaaagtcTTCTGATAGTGATTcaagaattaaaataactagtgttgaaacaattagaaaatcacaagttgataaatcaaaaattgcaGCATCACAGAgtcaaaaatattcacaaaGTTGGCTAAAACCAACACTAGTACCACGAACAACATCTGATTCAAGTTCTGGTAAAGAATTTACTCAGAATAAAATTGTCAAAGAAATTTATGTACCTCTACAAAATCTTAATTCAATTAAAGAAGATGTATCATGTTCATTAAATAGTAGTTCTTCAAATGGTGAATTATCAAAAACtcaagtattaaatttacGAAGTGcaacacaaaaatattttgatgatttaataagtacatctaaaaaattaacaaatgatattgaaactgctaaaaaattatatatgaaaaaagataaatttaaggCAATTGATgcttcaaaatatattatagaatgtaaaaatattgcatGTTCATTAATAAAACGTACAgagattaatgaaaaaaaattatatgaacaGTACAATGGATGgtgtaaaaaatcaaaagttaaaaatatattaaaaaattcaaaaccaaCTAAAAGAAGAAGAACATTATCAAAGCATGAAACATCAGcagcagcatcatcatcatcagatgatgatgatgaagaaaaagaaaaaaataataaaaaaattgtcaagaaatcaattgaaaaaaaaatagatgaaaaagaaCCAACTGTATCTGAGTGTGATAGTGACCAAATATTTTCtgatgatgaatcaaaaaaaaagtcttccagtattaaaaaaaatgataaatacaataaaaataaaaaaatagaaagtaGTGGTATTGAAAGTGAATGTTcaaatggtaataataattcagatattgaaatgaatttatcaTCACAAAAAGCTTCcaaatcaaatgataaaaataaagagcATAAATTTTCTTCAGATAAttcagatgatgataatagagcaaaaaaaaatacaaatgatgatgataaacataataaatcaGCTGAAGATATGTTTGCTGAAGATAATATTAACACAAGTGAaccaatttttgataaaaataaaaataaagtgacCATAATATCTGATGATTcagctgatgatgatgtattttCTTCaccagatttaaaaaaaagaaaatcaagagTTTCAACATCTGGAGaagctaaaacaaaaaaaccattatCAAGAAGATCAAGAAATAGTTCAACTGATGAAGAATTTAAAAGTTCACAtacaaaatcatcaaaagataatattaaagaTGTTGAGAGTCTAGAAAATCTTGATGATGATCAAGCTAAAcagtctaaaaaaaattcattgtcaCAAAAAATTTCAGACTCGTCAGACATGGAAACAACAGAAGcaaaaaatcataaagataaaaaaacaagtgaaaTATCTGATAGTGATGAAGCAATAGATGTTCAAGCAAAAAGTAAAAGTCaaactattgaaaattttgatttatctgGAGACGAGGCTAAATCACAGGAGGCTGTatcaaaaggaaaaaaatcgAATGAACTTcctgatgatgaagaagcaACTGTCAATGATAACATTGATAATCATTTTACATCTGATGAAGATGAAATAATTGCCaagaaaaaacttgaattttctGAGTCgtctgatgatgaagaaattactgaaaagaaaacaaaagcTATAGAGTCTAGTAAATCTaatgataaagataaattattaaatacttcTGATGCTGATAAAAGTActgatgttgaaaataataaaaaagttgaaaaagagcctaaaaataaaaatgatgactCTGATGCTACAGAGGTTGATGTTGCTACATCAAAAAAAGTTGTGACAAAGTCGTCAGATAGTGAAGACACAGAGCCTATATTTTCAGCAACTgataaaaccaaaaaattagCATCCAAAAATAATTCGGATTTATCAGACAGTGATGATACAGAAcctttgttaaaaaataaattaacaaacaacaAGCCATCAGCTAATGATAATTCTGATGATGATCAGAGTACAGATATTGATGATACACTTCCAAAACTACCAATTGATTCAACAGCATCACTGGATTGTACTAGAATTGTTGATGAATctccaaaaaataaagaaacccAAAATtcttctgatgatgatgatgagagtGAAAATGCTATGAataaaagtaagaaaaaaaaatcagaagaTTCAGTTTCAACAGAATATGAAGAAGACGATGCTGAAGAACCTgctaaatcaaaaaaaaataaatcatcatccaGTGAAGTATCggataatgatttaattaaaaaaaagcaacttTTAGCTGAAAGTTCAAGTGATGGTGGGGACACTGAGCctgtttcaaataataaaaaaacaaaatcttctgatactgaaaaaaatgcaaaaaaaaaattattaaattctgaTTCtagtaatgatgatgatgataatgatactgaagttgaaaaaataaatgatgatagtgTCAAAAAAACCGATTCAAAAACATTAAAAGCTCTTGAACATTcttattcaaaaagaaaaaaaacattatcaccatcatcacaagaatctaaaaattcaaaaaaaccaGATAAAAGTTCTGATGACTGTTCACAACAACCAGATAAAAAAAGGCGTCGTCTTGATttatcagaaaataaaaataatgaaataaatgataaaacaaataaaaaaaatttatctagtCATAGTTCTGCATCAAGTGATAATGAAGCTAAGAAAAAACTTCTTAATTCATCTTCATCTGATTCTGataatgtacaaaaaaattcaactgataaatcatcagatgataaaaatatatcaaataataaaatagttaatttaaaaaattcaccaaTTCAACAAgcaagattaaataaaaaagcatttcgtcgaataataaatcaattttataaaaataatccaaaacTTAAGCTAAAGTGTACAGTCAGGATTGAAAGAATCCCACCAAGAATACTTAGGAAACATGCCAAAGctctaaaaaaatcaaaggaatacgtagaaaataaaaaattaaagag tttaGTAACATTGGCtgatttggaaaaaaatcgtaatcgtgatagagaaataaaatcatcatctgACGAAGAAACTTCGACATCAACAAgaaatcgtaaaaaaaaaactaaagaaaCTGAAGAAACATTAAtggatcatttaaataatattaataacggTGATACAATGGAAGTTGATAATTCATTatctgatgataatgaaaatgaagaacaacaaaatttaagaaaCGCTGCTGAAATTGGTGATCTTGGTGATGCAGCTGAAATGATTgcccataataatttattacgtgATACTGATTCAAATTCGGGTGAAGAACTTGAAAGACTTGATGATTCAAATgctgaagatgaagaagaaaatgaaacagaacaaaataaaaaaaccaaaacaaaaaaatctaaaacaaatgataacgatgatgatgacgatgatgatgaagacggtgatgatgatgataatggtgGTGGCGGTGATGATGGTGGAGCTGATAAATCAAGATGGCGTCGTAATAatgttttaacaaaaaaatttacaagctcAGATTCTGATGAACAAGCTGAAAAAGCTGAAAGAAAATCATCAGGTTTAAAATCATCAcaaaatcatgatgatgataatgatgaagaagatagtaatgatgataatgcaaaaataaaaaaaaaacgtgttaGAAAACAACGTCTTGATTCTGATTCTGATGCAAATATAttagaattaaattcaaattcagATAGTGATTTTGAAacaactgataataataaaaaatcagataatgaaaaaagtaataaaaaaaataaaacaaaacgtaaaaaaaataataattcatctgattctgattcatcatcaacaacaagaaataaacaaaaagctaAAAGACGTAGAATAAAAGCAGCTGAAACAGATAGTGATGATAGTtcaattgaagaattaaataattcacaaGGTACACCAGGTAAAAGTGGACGTAAAAATATACGTAGAGTATTAAAAGATACAAAAGTTGCTGATGATACAAAACAAGCAGCAATGCAAGAAGAAGAAAGATTAAAACGTATGGCTGAacgtcaaaaaatatataatgaaatgtATGAAGTTAGACTTGctggtgaaaaaaaagttgataatcTTGTATTAGATTTTGATGAAGAATCAAAAGAAGAATTATTATCTGTACATgaaaatttagttaaaaaactaaaacctCATCAAGCACAAGGTATTAAATTTATGTGGGATGCATGTTTTGAATCATTAGAACGTGCTAAAACAACAAAAGGTTCTGGTGCAATATTAGCTCATTGTATGGGTCTTGGTAAATCATTTCAAATAGTTACATTATCACatacattattatcaaattgtgATAAAACTGGTGTTAAAACAGTTATGGTTGTATGTCCATTGAGTACTGTATTAAATTGGGTTAATGAATTTAGAATATGGCTAAAAGAAATTAATGGTGATGAGGATGAAATTGAAGTTTATGAAATgactaaaatgaaaaaaaattttgaaagaaaatatgtaTTAGAAAAATGGCAAAAAACTGGTGGTGCATTAATAATTGGTTATGAAATGTTTAGAAATTTAAGTAATGGTGGTAAAAAAGTACCTAAAAAAATACGTGAATCATTTTATCGTTGTTTAGTTGAACCAGGACCAGATCTTGTTGTATGTGATGAAggacatttattaaaaagtgaaaatacAGCAATAAGTAAAGCAATGAGTAAAATAAGAACATTAAGAAGAATTGTATTAACTGGTACaccattacaaaataatttggtTGAATATCATTGTATGGTACAATTTGTTAAGCCAAATTTACTTGGTactaaaaaagaatttttaaatagatttgttaatccaataaataatggacaatttgatgattcaactgaatatgatgttaaattaatgaaaaaacgtGCACATGTATTACATAAAATGCTTGAGGGTAGTGTACAACGTTTTGATTATTCTGTATTAACACCATTTTTACCACCAAAACAAGAatatgttatatttattaaattaactgaagtacaagttaaattatatcagtattatattgaaaatttagcaAGAAGACATCGTGCTGCTGGTGGTTCCCTATTTGCTGATTTTCAATCATTACAACGTGTATGGACACATCcaatttgtattaaattaaatgctgATAAAGATGCTGAACGTAAACGTATGAATAATGATACTGATTCTGAAGGTTCATTAaaagattttattgatgatgatgatgatgatacagatgatagtagtagtagtataCAAAGTACATCAAgtacagaaaataataaaaaaaaaacaacaagtagatcaacaaaatcaacaagaGCAAATCCACAACCATATGAACCAGTTATtgatgaacaacaacaacctgGACAAAGTGAATGGTGGTCACAATTTGTTGAAGATGATTATTTTGAAGATATGAGAATATCATCAAagctactattattatttgatatattaaaagaaaGTGAACAAATTGGTGATAAAGTATTGGTATTTTCACAATCATTATATTCATTGacattgattgaaaaatttttacgtatgattgatgatgaaacacaaaaaggacaaacatctgATTATTTAGATGGACACAGTGGTAATTGGTCACTTGGTTTAGATTATTTTCGTCTTGATGGTTCAACATCAACTGAAAATCGTTCATTATggtgtaaattatttaatagacCAACAAATACAAGAgcaagattatttttaatatcaacaagAGCTGGTGGTCTTGGTATTAATTTAACAGCAGCAAATAGagttataatatttgatgCCAGTTGGAATCCATCACATGATGTACAATCAATATTTAGAATATATCGTTTTGGCCAAAAAAAACCATGTTATGTTTATCGTTTACTTGCTGCTGGTACaatggaagaaaaaatatataatcgtCAAGttacaaaattatcattatcatgtcGTGTTGTTGATGAACAACAAATTGAACGTCATTATACAAATAATGATCTTGCacaattatatacatatgaaCCATGTGATGAAGAAACAAGTTTACAATTACCAAAAGATCGTTTACTtgctgaaatatttttacgtcataaaaaaaatgttagaaATTATCATGAACATGATtcattattagaaaataaagcTGAAGAAGAATTAGATGAAGAAGAAAGAAAACAAGCATGGCGTGAATATGAAGATGAAAAAGCTGGTAGACGTCAAATGGGTATGCCAATGATGAATTATCAAGAACAATTATTTATGCAACAAATTAATGCACAAATGTTAAGTCCAACAATAACACAAAGACCAGAATTTGAACAAATTAGAGCTCTTATACAAAAAGATTATCCAAATGCATCACCAGAACAACAAATGCAAATAACTAAACAAGCTATGattaatatgtataattatattgaaaatcaacattttatgGGAACACCAGTATTACCAGTTGGACGACCACCAATGCAAATGCAACATCAACCAGTACcattattacaacaacaattacaacaacCAAAATTACCAAATCCAACAAATACACTTGCTAATATGTTGGCACAACAAGAATATGCTAGACATCATAATACATctgctaaaaaattatcagcaCAACACAAACAAATGTTATATGCACAACAACATGGTAATTATCGTACCGTACCAAATCCAATTGTACAAGCAAGAGTTAATCCTGCTCCAACAGTATCAAGACCAACAAATTCAGCTGAACCAGAACTTGTTGAG ttggATGATACAGAACCAACACCAGCACCCAGCACATCAGTGGTTTCAACAAGTAGagctaaaaaatatcaagaagaATAA